A genomic stretch from Setaria viridis chromosome 1, Setaria_viridis_v4.0, whole genome shotgun sequence includes:
- the LOC117852690 gene encoding neutral/alkaline invertase 3, chloroplastic, giving the protein MGIAEAALHTMPGAFAAHSPASNLSIGADARRRKRTTNLVPNARALQGLLKIPRLRSVRRQCQRIDDLAKVTEGNGTWATDAMNNASQVLGDLSARDQAVGGNGGLNGNAVKSPPKMWKTSSVEDEAWELLQESMVYYCGSPVGTIAANDPNDSDPVNYDQVFIRDFIPSGIAFLLKGEYEIVRNFILHTLQLQSWEKTMDCHSPGQGLMPASFKVRTIPLDGDEDVTEEVLDPDFGEAAIGRVAPVDSGLWWIILLRAYGKCSGDLSVQERIDVQTGMKMILKLCLADGFDMFPTLLVTDGSCMIDRRMGIHGHPLEIQALFYSALLCAREMLTPEDGSADLIRALNNRLIALSFHIREYYWVDMQKLNEIYRYKTEEYSYDAVNKFNIYPDQIPPWLVEWIPPKGGYFIGNLQPAHMDFRFFSLGNLWSIVSSLATTQQSHAILDLIESKWSDLVAEMPLKICYPALENQEWKIITGSDPKNTPWSYHNGGSWPTLLWQLTVACIKMNRPELAAKAIEVAERRIATDKWPEYYDTKRARFIGKQSRLYQTWSIAGFLVAKLLIEKPDAARILWNDEDAEILNALSTNRKRGKKVLKKTYIV; this is encoded by the exons ATGGGGATCGCGGAGGCGGCTCTCCACACCATGCCGGGGGCATTTGCAGCCCACTCCCCGGCATCCAATTTGTCCATCGGGGCAGACgctaggaggaggaagaggaccaCCAACTTGGTGCCCAACGCCAGGGCACTGCAAGGCCTCCTAAAGATTCCGAGGTTGAGGTCCGTTAGGCGGCAGTGCCAGCGGATAGACGACCTTGCAAAGGTCACAGAAGGGAACGGGACTTGGGCCACGGATGCTATGAATAATGCCAGCCAGGTTCTTGGCGATTTGAGCGCACGGGATCAAGCTGTAGGTGGCAATGGAGGTTTAAATGGGAATGCTGTCAAGTCTCCACCTAAGATGTGGAAGACGTCATCAGTCGAGGATGAGGCCTGGGAACTTCTGCAGGAGTCGATGGTTTACTATTGTGGTAGTCCTGTCGGGACGATTGCTGCCAACGATCCAAATGATAGTGATCCAGTGAACTATGATCAGGTGTTTATTCGAGACTTCATACCATCAGGCATTGCTTTTCTATTGAAGGGGGAATACGAAATTGTGCGCAATTTCATTCTACACACCCTTCAGCTTCAG AGCTGGGAGAAGACAATGGATTGCCACAGTCCAGGTCAAGGTTTAATGCCTGCCAGCTTTAAAGTGCGGACAATTCCACTTGATGGTGATGAGGATGTGACTGAGGAGGTCTTGGATCCTGATTTTGGGGAGGCTGCAATAGGACGTGTGGCACCTGTGGATTCAG GTCTATGGTGGATCATATTGCTTAGGGCATATGGAAAATGTTCAGGGGATCTGTCAGTACAGGAGAGAATTGATGTCCAGACTGGAATGAAAATGATTCTGAAGCTTTGTTTGGCTGATGGTTTCGACATGTTCCCTACGTTACTCGTAACTGATGGTTCATGCATGATTGATCGTCGAATGGGAATTCATGGACATCCACTTGAAATTCAG GCACTCTTCTATTCAGCTCTCTTGTGTGCACGTGAGATGTTGACTCCAGAAGATGGATCGGCTGACTTAATCCGTGCCCTCAATAACAGACTTATTGCACTGTCCTTTCATATCAGGGAGTACTATTGGGTTGACATGCAAAAATTGAATGAGATATATCGGTATAAAACAGAAGAATATTCTTACGATGCTGTCAACAAGTTTAACATATACCCAGATCAGATTCCTCCATGGCTTGTTGAATGGATACCTCCTAAAGGGGGCTACTTTATCGGAAACCTCCAGCCAGCTCATATGGACTTCCGGTTCTTTTCACTGGGAAATTTATGGTCAATAGTTAGCAGCTTGGCAACGACTCAACAATCCCATGCTATTTTAGATCTTATTGAATCTAAGTGGTCTGATTTAGTGGCAGAGATGCCACTAAAGATATGTTATCCGGCTCTTGAGAACCAGGAATGGAAAATCATCACTGGCAGTGACCCTAAAAACAC GCCTTGGTCGTACCACAATGGAGGGTCCTGGCCAACATTATTGTGGCAG CTCACAGTGGCATGTATCAAGATGAACAGACCTGAGCTTGCTGCGAAAGCAATAGAAGTAGCTGAGAGGCGTATTGCTACGGACAAATGGCCTGAATATTATGACACCAAGCGGGCACGATTCATCGGGAAACAGTCCCGGCTGTACCAAACATGGTCTATTGCTGGGTTCCTAGTAGCAAAGCTACTAATCGAGAAGCCTGATGCTGCTAGGATTCTGTGGAACGACGAGGATGCAGAAATACTCAATGCTTTGAGCACGAACAGAAAACGGGGCAAGAAAGTGTTGAAGAAAACATACATTGTCTGA
- the LOC117866787 gene encoding SNAP25 homologous protein SNAP32: MPRGAKPAASSKPNPFDSDSDSESQPARKPSGASSYQAPADAKKRYKDGFRDTGGLESQSVQELEHYAAYKAEETTDALAGCLRIAEDIKKDASDTLITLHKQGEQISRTHEKAVEIDQDLTKSESLLGSLGGFFSKPWKPKKTRQIKGPAMVSRDDSFKKKASRMEQRDKLGLSPRGKNANRHYGEANSAMDKVQIEKQKQDDALDDLSGVLGQLKGMAVDMGSELDRQNEALDHLQDDVDELNSRVKGANQRARKLAAK, translated from the exons ATGCCACGCGGCGCCAAGCCCGCGGCTTCGTCGAAGCCGAACCCCttcgactccgactcggactCCGAGTCCCAGCCCGCGAGGAAGCCGTCGGGGGCGTCGTCGTACCAGGCCCCCGCCGACGCCAAGAAGCGGTACAAGGACGGGTTCCGCGACACCGGCGGGCTGGAGAGCCAGTCGGTGCAGGAGCTCGAGCACTACGCCGCGTACAAGGCCGAGGAGACCACCGACGCGCTCGCCGGGTGCCTCCGCATCGCCGAGGACATCAAGAAGGACGCCTCCGACACGCTCATCACCCTGCACAAGCAGGGGGAGCAGATCAGCCGCACGCACGAGAAGGCCGTCGAGATCGACCAGGACCTCACCAAG AGCGAGTCTCTTCTCGGGAGCCTTGGAGGGTTCTTCTCCAAGCCATGGAAGCCCAAGAAAACGAGGCAGATCAAGGGACCCGCCATGGTGTCTCGAG ATGACTCCTTCAAGAAGAAGGCGAGCCGCATGGAGCAGAGGGACAAGCTGGGGCTGAGCCCCCGAGGGAAGAATGCCAATCGCCACTACGGCGAGGCCAACAGCGCCATGGACAAAGTTCAG ATCGAGAAGCAGAAGCAGGACGACGCCCTCGATGACCTCAGCGGCGTGCTAGGCCAGCTCAAGGGCATGGCCGTCGACATGGGCTCCGAGCTAGACAG GCAAAACGAAGCGCTGGATCATCTGCAGGATGACGTGGACGAGCTCAACTCCAGGGTGAAGGGAGCCAACCAACGTGCGCGCAAGCTGGCCGCCAAGTAG